From one Dasypus novemcinctus isolate mDasNov1 chromosome 28, mDasNov1.1.hap2, whole genome shotgun sequence genomic stretch:
- the LOC101410896 gene encoding heterogeneous nuclear ribonucleoproteins A2/B1 isoform X1 → MEREKEQFRKLFIGGLSFETTEESLRNYYEQWGKLTDCVVMRDPASKRSRGFGFVTFSSMAEVDAAMAARPHSIDGRVVEPKRAVAREESGKPGAHVTVKKLFVGGIKEDTEEHHLRDYFEEYGKIDTIEIITDRQSGKKRGFGFVTFDDHDPVDKIVLQKYHTINGHNAEVRKALSRQEMQEVQSSRSGRGGNFGFGDSRGGGGNFGPGPGSNFRGGSDGYGSGRGFGDGYNGYGGGPGGGNFGGSPGYGGGRGGYGGGGPGYGNQGGGYGGGYDNYGGGNYGSGSYNDFGNYNQQPSNYGPMKSGNFGGSRNMGGPYGGGNYGPGGSGGSGGYGGRSRY, encoded by the coding sequence atggagagagaaaaggaacaaTTCCGTAAACTCTTTATTGGTGGCTTAAGTTTTGAAACAACAGAAGAAAGTTTGAGGAACTACTATGAGCAATGGGGAAAACTTACAGACTGTGTGGTGATGCGGGATCCTGCAAGTAAGAGATCAAGAGGATTTGGTTTTGTAACTTTTTCATCCATGGCTGAGGTTGATGCTGCAATGGCTGCTAGACCTCATTCAATTGATGGGAGAGTGGTTGAGCCGAAACGTGCTGTAGCAAGAGAGGAGTCTGGAAAACCAGGGGCTCATGTAACTGTGAAGAAGTTGTTTGTTGGTGGAATTAAAGAAGATACTGAGGAACATCACCTTAGAGATTACTTCGAGGAATATGGAAAAATTGATACCATTGAGATAATTACTGATAGGCaatctggaaagaaaagaggctttGGTTTTGTGACTTTTGATGACCATGATCCTGTTGATAAAATTGTATTGCAGAAATACCATACCATCAATGGTCATAATGCAGAAGTAAGAAAGGCTTTGTCTCGACAAGAAATGCAGGAAGTCCAAAGTTCTAGAAGCGGAAGAGGAGGcaattttggttttggagattCACGTGGTGGTGGTGGAAATTTTGGACCAGGACCAGGAAGTAACTTTAGAGGAGGATCAGATGGATATGGAAGTGGTCGTGGATTTGGAGATGGCTATAATGGGTATGGAGGAGGACCTGGAGGTGGCAATTTTGGAGGTAGCCCTGGttatggaggaggaagaggaggatatGGTGGTGGAGGACCTGGATATGGCAACCAGGGTGGGGGCTACGGAGGTGGTTATGACAACTATGGAGGAGGAAATTATGGAAGTGGAAGTTacaatgattttggaaattaTAATCAGCAACCTTCTAACTATGGTCCAATGAAGAGTGGAAACTTTGGTGGTAGCAGGAACATGGGGGGACCATATGGTGGAGGAAACTATGGTCCAGGAGGCAGTGGAGGAAGTGGGGGTTATGGAGGGAGGAGCCGATATTGA
- the LOC101410896 gene encoding heterogeneous nuclear ribonucleoproteins A2/B1 isoform X2 produces the protein MEREKEQFRKLFIGGLSFETTEESLRNYYEQWGKLTDCVVMRDPASKRSRGFGFVTFSSMAEVDAAMAARPHSIDGRVVEPKRAVAREESGKPGAHVTVKKLFVGGIKEDTEEHHLRDYFEEYGKIDTIEIITDRQSGKKRGFGFVTFDDHDPVDKIVLQKYHTINGHNAEVRKALSRQEMQEVQSSRSGRGGNFGFGDSRGGGGNFGPGPGSNFRGGSDGYGSGRGFGDGYNGYGGGPGGNYGSGSYNDFGNYNQQPSNYGPMKSGNFGGSRNMGGPYGGGNYGPGGSGGSGGYGGRSRY, from the exons atggagagagaaaaggaacaaTTCCGTAAACTCTTTATTGGTGGCTTAAGTTTTGAAACAACAGAAGAAAGTTTGAGGAACTACTATGAGCAATGGGGAAAACTTACAGACTGTGTGGTGATGCGGGATCCTGCAAGTAAGAGATCAAGAGGATTTGGTTTTGTAACTTTTTCATCCATGGCTGAGGTTGATGCTGCAATGGCTGCTAGACCTCATTCAATTGATGGGAGAGTGGTTGAGCCGAAACGTGCTGTAGCAAGAGAGGAGTCTGGAAAACCAGGGGCTCATGTAACTGTGAAGAAGTTGTTTGTTGGTGGAATTAAAGAAGATACTGAGGAACATCACCTTAGAGATTACTTCGAGGAATATGGAAAAATTGATACCATTGAGATAATTACTGATAGGCaatctggaaagaaaagaggctttGGTTTTGTGACTTTTGATGACCATGATCCTGTTGATAAAATTGTATTGCAGAAATACCATACCATCAATGGTCATAATGCAGAAGTAAGAAAGGCTTTGTCTCGACAAGAAATGCAGGAAGTCCAAAGTTCTAGAAGCGGAAGAGGAGGcaattttggttttggagattCACGTGGTGGTGGTGGAAATTTTGGACCAGGACCAGGAAGTAACTTTAGAGGAGGATCAGATGGATATGGAAGTGGTCGTGGATTTGGAGATGGCTATAATGGGTATGGAGGAGGACCTGGAG GAAATTATGGAAGTGGAAGTTacaatgattttggaaattaTAATCAGCAACCTTCTAACTATGGTCCAATGAAGAGTGGAAACTTTGGTGGTAGCAGGAACATGGGGGGACCATATGGTGGAGGAAACTATGGTCCAGGAGGCAGTGGAGGAAGTGGGGGTTATGGAGGGAGGAGCCGATATTGA